From a single Francisella halioticida genomic region:
- a CDS encoding IS3 family transposase: MGWKVTQPRVSKRMKLLGLHAKAARKHRKTTDSNHNKHVYDNLLEQNFTALSVNHRWVTDITYVPTQEGWLYLCVIIDLFSRSVIGWAMDSRMKADLVCNALNMALFRRNFPSGVIIHSDKGSQYCSKQYQDIIKEYWLLSSMSSKGCCYDNAACESFFGTLKVELVHDESYKTREEAKLSIFEYIEAYYNTKRRHSTINYMTPYQFEYIMENEVVNCPKLTG; encoded by the coding sequence ATGGGTTGGAAAGTTACTCAACCTAGAGTATCTAAACGTATGAAATTACTTGGTTTACATGCTAAAGCGGCTCGTAAGCATAGGAAAACTACAGATTCTAACCACAACAAACATGTTTATGATAATTTATTAGAACAAAACTTCACTGCTTTATCTGTAAATCATAGGTGGGTTACAGATATAACTTATGTACCTACACAAGAGGGGTGGCTGTATCTTTGTGTGATTATAGATTTATTCTCAAGATCAGTTATTGGTTGGGCAATGGATTCTAGGATGAAAGCGGATTTAGTTTGTAATGCTTTAAATATGGCATTATTTAGAAGAAATTTTCCTAGTGGTGTGATTATACACTCTGATAAAGGGTCACAGTACTGTAGCAAACAATATCAAGACATTATTAAAGAATACTGGCTACTATCAAGTATGAGCTCTAAAGGATGCTGTTACGATAATGCTGCTTGTGAAAGTTTCTTTGGAACTTTAAAAGTAGAGTTAGTACATGATGAAAGCTATAAAACTAGAGAAGAAGCTAAACTATCAATATTTGAATATATTGAAGCTTACTATAATACAAAAAGGAGACATTCTACAATAAATTATATGACTCCATATCAATTTGAATATATAATGGAAAATGAAGTAGTAAACTGTCCCAAATTGACGGGGTAG
- a CDS encoding transposase, with the protein MLRKGDKMRYTKEFKDEAVKLCLQPDANRREIADNLGVKYKTICSWISKAMSNPQKEIKIDYKTQYQQLSFENTDLKKKLKQAETEREILKKSAAYFAKQNL; encoded by the coding sequence GTGTTAAGAAAAGGAGACAAGATGAGATATACAAAAGAGTTTAAAGATGAAGCTGTTAAATTATGTTTACAACCAGATGCAAATAGACGAGAAATAGCAGATAACTTAGGGGTTAAATATAAAACCATTTGCAGTTGGATATCCAAAGCCATGTCAAACCCTCAGAAAGAAATAAAGATAGATTATAAAACGCAGTACCAGCAACTATCTTTTGAAAATACTGATTTGAAGAAAAAACTCAAACAGGCAGAAACAGAGCGTGAAATACTAAAAAAGTCAGCAGCGTACTTTGCAAAGCAAAATCTGTAA
- the thrC gene encoding threonine synthase, whose product MNFISTRDKNVKVSLSEAMQSGLAPDGGLFVPERFPKVDWQNFDENISYAGFAANILREFFKGDELEDSLDKICQNAFTFPVPVKRLDENTSILELFHGPTLSFKDFGARFLANCLGFINSDKPFTILVATSGDTGSAVAAAFHGKSRTRVIVMFPKDKISERQEKQITCWGDNIQAVEVEGVFDDCQALVKEAFKTSWWMDKTKLNTSNSINIGRLLPQSVYYAYTSWRNYLKTGKKANYIIPSGNIGNITAAFWAKQMGFPIDEISMSLNTNDTVIDYLKTGEFNPRASVETLANAMDVGNPSNFERLLYLSGNYENFKNNVKATCVSDPEIKNEIEQVYNQYNEVICPHTATGFVARKQSDSSKDYIIVATAHPAKFESVIEPVLGIEVAPTEALQQLLDKEQHKVAINKSMDELCKVYLKAFDKM is encoded by the coding sequence ATGAATTTTATTAGTACAAGAGATAAAAATGTTAAAGTTTCATTAAGTGAAGCTATGCAGTCAGGGCTAGCTCCTGATGGAGGGTTATTTGTACCAGAAAGATTCCCTAAAGTTGATTGGCAAAACTTTGATGAAAATATAAGCTATGCTGGGTTTGCTGCAAATATATTGAGAGAGTTTTTTAAAGGTGATGAGTTAGAAGACTCGTTAGATAAGATTTGTCAAAATGCATTTACTTTTCCTGTGCCAGTAAAAAGATTGGATGAAAATACTTCTATTTTAGAGCTTTTTCATGGTCCAACTTTATCATTTAAAGATTTTGGTGCAAGATTTTTAGCAAATTGTCTAGGTTTTATCAATAGTGATAAACCTTTTACTATTTTGGTTGCAACTTCTGGTGATACTGGGTCTGCTGTAGCAGCAGCTTTTCATGGTAAGAGTCGTACTAGAGTAATAGTAATGTTTCCTAAAGATAAAATATCTGAAAGACAGGAAAAACAAATAACTTGTTGGGGAGATAATATCCAGGCTGTAGAGGTTGAAGGTGTCTTTGATGATTGTCAAGCATTAGTGAAAGAAGCTTTTAAAACATCTTGGTGGATGGATAAGACAAAACTAAATACATCAAATAGTATAAATATTGGTAGGTTATTACCTCAATCAGTTTATTATGCTTATACGTCTTGGCGGAACTATCTAAAAACAGGAAAAAAAGCTAACTATATAATACCATCTGGAAATATTGGTAATATAACAGCAGCTTTTTGGGCTAAGCAAATGGGTTTCCCTATTGATGAAATATCAATGAGCTTAAATACAAATGACACAGTTATAGACTATCTAAAAACAGGAGAGTTTAATCCAAGAGCAAGTGTGGAGACGTTAGCAAATGCGATGGATGTAGGTAATCCTAGTAATTTTGAGAGGTTATTATATTTATCAGGTAATTATGAAAATTTCAAAAATAATGTAAAAGCTACTTGTGTATCAGACCCTGAAATCAAAAATGAAATAGAACAAGTGTATAATCAATATAACGAGGTTATCTGCCCACATACTGCGACAGGATTTGTTGCCAGAAAACAAAGTGATAGCAGTAAAGACTATATAATTGTAGCCACAGCACATCCCGCTAAGTTTGAATCTGTAATCGAGCCAGTATTAGGTATAGAGGTTGCTCCAACAGAGGCTTTACAGCAGCTATTAGACAAAGAGCAGCATAAAGTAGCAATAAATAAATCTATGGATGAGCTTTGTAAAGTTTATTTAAAAGCTTTTGATAAGATGTAG